The sequence below is a genomic window from Micromonospora aurantiaca ATCC 27029.
GGAAGATGCCCTGCATCAGCGGATAGTCCTTCGCGCCGACGGCCTGGAAGAGCTGGAACCCCAGACCCGGGTACGAGAAGACGATCTCCACGAGCAGCGTGCCGCCGACGATGAAGCCGAGCGACAACGCGAACCCGGACACGTTCGGCAGCAGCGCGTTGCGGGCGGCGTAGCTGAGCGCCACCCGGCGCTCGGACAGCCCTTTGGCGTGCGCCACGGTGATGTAGTCCTCGCTGGCGACAGTCACCATCATGTTGCGCATGCTGAGGATCCAGCCGCTCATCGACGACACCAGGATGGTCGCCGCGGGCAGGATGCTGTGCTGGATCGCGCTCGGCACGAAGTACGCGTCGAACGCCGGCACCAGGCCCGGCTCGTAGCCGCCGGAGGAGGGGAAGAAGCTGCCCGGCCCGGCGAACAGCGCGATCGCGACCAGACCCAGCCAGAAGTACGGGATCGAGGACAGGAACGTGGTGGCCGGCAGCAGCCCGTCGATCCACGAGCCGCGCCGCCAGCCGGCGCCGACGCCGAGCGCGGTGCCGAGCAGGAAGCTGACGATCGTGGTGACGCCGACCAGGCCGACGGTCCACGGCAGGCTGTCGCCGATCACCTGCGACACCGGGGCGGGGAAGAACGTGAACGACAGCCCCAGGTCGCCGTGCAGGAGCTGCCCCCAGTAGGCGACGTACTGCTCCCACAGCGAGCGGTCGGAGTCCAGCCCGAACAGCACCCGCAGCGACGCGATCGCGTCGGCGCTGATCCGGCCCTGGTTGCGGGAGATCAGCGACTGTACGGGGTCGCCGGGCACCATCCGCGGGATGAAGAAGTTGAGCGTGATCGCCGCCCAGGCGGTGAACAGGTAGAAGGCCACCCGTTGCAGCAGGAATCTCACCGGGCCGCCTCCGTTCCGGCCTGCTCAGCGTGCTCCGTGTTCGCCGGCTTCTCTGCTTTCGCCGGCTTCTCCGTGGCGACGGTGTCCGCGTCGTACAGCCAGCACGCCGCCCAGTGGCCCGGCGCGTCGTCGACCGGGATCGGCGGCGGCAGGTCGGTGGCGCAGCGCGGCATGGCCGCCGGGCAGCGCGGGTGGAACCGGCATCCGGCCGGCGGGCGGATCAGG
It includes:
- a CDS encoding ABC transporter permease, with product MRFLLQRVAFYLFTAWAAITLNFFIPRMVPGDPVQSLISRNQGRISADAIASLRVLFGLDSDRSLWEQYVAYWGQLLHGDLGLSFTFFPAPVSQVIGDSLPWTVGLVGVTTIVSFLLGTALGVGAGWRRGSWIDGLLPATTFLSSIPYFWLGLVAIALFAGPGSFFPSSGGYEPGLVPAFDAYFVPSAIQHSILPAATILVSSMSGWILSMRNMMVTVASEDYITVAHAKGLSERRVALSYAARNALLPNVSGFALSLGFIVGGTLLVEIVFSYPGLGFQLFQAVGAKDYPLMQGIFLIITISVLVANLLADVAYLLLDPRTRKS